One Caretta caretta isolate rCarCar2 chromosome 6, rCarCar1.hap1, whole genome shotgun sequence genomic region harbors:
- the LOC125629750 gene encoding olfactory receptor 5W2-like: MTLMEKGNHSEVTEFILSGLTDRPDLQVPLFGVFLLIYGITLLGNGGMILLITMDPRLHTPMYLFLSNLSFCDLCFSLIISPKMLLNFLTERKSISFTACAVQLFLCIIFADVQCLLLAVMAYDRYVAICNPLLYTVTMSRQLCKELVAGVYAVGVVDSMIHTCFTFRQSFCSSNIINHFFCDIPPLLALSCSDTRINEIMTFAFMSCIVVSSFVTVLLSYFYIISTILQISSSKSRRKTFSTCSFHLTAVVLFYGTQVFMYLRPPSSYPMDRDRVASVFYTLVIPMLNPLIYSLRNTEVKDALRRAMNKLLTILESV, translated from the exons atgactctg ATGGAAAAGGGAAATCACTCAGAGGTGACTGAGTTCATTCTCTCAGGATTGACAGATCGTCCGGACCTGCAGGTCCCCTTGTTTGGGGTGTTCCTACTGATTTATGGCATCACCCTGCTGGGGAACGGGGGGATGATTTTGTTAATCACAATGGATCCCCgactccacacccccatgtacttgtTCCTTAgtaatttgtctttctgtgacctctgcttTTCCTTGATAATTTCCCCTAAGATGTTGCTGAATTTCTTAACCGAGAGGAAAAGCATTTCTTTCACTGCCTGTGCTGTGCAACTGTTTCTCTGTATCATTTTTGCAGATGTTCAGTGCCTTTTGCTGGCTGTGATGGCGTATGaccgttatgtggccatctgtaacccGCTGCTCTATACGGTCACTATGTCCAGGCAGCTTTGTAAAgagctggtggctggggtgtacgctgtgggggtggtggattCAATGATACACACATGTTTTACATTTCGGCAGTCATTCTGCAGTTCTAACAtcatcaatcatttcttctgtgacatcccCCCGCTGCTCGCACTCTCCTGTTCTGACACCCGCATCAATGAGATTATGACAtttgctttcatgagctgcattgTAGTGAGTAGCTTTGTGACTGTCCTCCTCTCCTATTTCTATATCATCtccaccatccttcagatcagtTCTTCCAAGAGCCGGCGCAAAACCTTCTCCACCTGCTCGTTCCACTTGACTGCTGTGGTCCTGTTTTATGGCACTCAAGTCTTCATGTATTTACGTCCCCCCTCCAGCTATCCCATGGACAGAGACAGAGTGGCCTCAGTGTTTTACACGCTGgtgatccccatgttgaacccactcatctacagcctgaggaacacggAGGTGAAGGACGCCCTGAGGAGAGCAATGAATAAACTCCTAACCATTCTTGAATCTGTTTAA